The genomic window AATCCTCGAAGGTCACGGCGATCTCCTTGTCTTTGAGCCACTCCTCGAACGTTGTAGAGTCGTTTTCTCCCGTTTCACTTTTTTCAAACTCAACCCTGAGCTTTTCAAGCTCGGAGTTATACTCCGACGTAAGCTCCTTCATCTTTGAGTCTATCTCTTTTTCCGATACGGTTATCCCAAGCTTCTCCGCCTCGGTAATCAAGATTCTCTTCTCGATAAGCTGGTTTAAAAGATTGAGCTTTATCCCCCTCGCCTTTTCCTCGTCGATAAACTCACCGCTCGGTAGCTTGGCCTTTAGGTCTTTTATCGCCTTTTCAAACTCCGATGTCGTGATAGACTTATCGCCCACCACAGCCAACACCTCCCTTTCATCCTCCTTTGAGGCCTTATCCTTTCCACATCCGGCCGCAACGATAAGGACAATAACAGACAGCAGGATAAAGACCAGCCTGCTTGCCGTCTTCGTAAATTTCCGAGTATTCATGTTCAACACCCTATCCCATCTCATTTAGAATTTCTTCGTCTATCTCGATATCTATTTTCTTTTTCAAATCCTCGACGTAGTTCTCGAAGAACTCTTTCTCCTTTTTATCCGTAAGGAGGACGCGAATCTTTCCGCTAACCTCGCTAAGAGGTTGAACTCTGATTATTTTGGACTTGTCGAGCCTTATGATGTGAAAGCCGAAATTGGTCTCGACGATCTGGCTTATCTCCCCAGGCTTCTCAAGCTTAAAAAGGGCCTCTTCAAAATCGGGCATCATCTGTCCCCGGGTTATCTCCCCAAGGCTGCCCCCCGTTTTTGCGCTCGGCCCCAGGGAAAAGCGTATTGCCAGCTCGGGGAATTTCTCACCCTGAGACAGGAGGCTTTTTATCATCTCGGCGTCTTCCCTCTTTTTTACCAGGATATGGCTCGCCTCGACGATCTCCTTGGTAAACTGACCGATGTTCTCCTCGTAATACTTTTTGACCTCCTCCTCCGTAACCATCGTCCTCCCCTCAAACTCCCTCCTCAACAGCTCGTTGATGATAAGGGTCCTTTTATAACTCTCTATCTTGTAGCGGACCGTATCGTCGTTTTGGATACCCCTTTTCATCGCCTCCTCGACGAGTAGCCTCTG from Candidatus Zymogenus saltonus includes these protein-coding regions:
- a CDS encoding peptidylprolyl isomerase → MDRRLLAPFMVSCISACLFICLLGCGEKKDVARFNGSTITLEEYLWEKDNLPYHTRESIKTIDDKKEFVNRLLTQRLLVEEAMKRGIQNDDTVRYKIESYKRTLIINELLRREFEGRTMVTEEEVKKYYEENIGQFTKEIVEASHILVKKREDAEMIKSLLSQGEKFPELAIRFSLGPSAKTGGSLGEITRGQMMPDFEEALFKLEKPGEISQIVETNFGFHIIRLDKSKIIRVQPLSEVSGKIRVLLTDKKEKEFFENYVEDLKKKIDIEIDEEILNEMG